A single window of Xiphophorus hellerii strain 12219 chromosome 12, Xiphophorus_hellerii-4.1, whole genome shotgun sequence DNA harbors:
- the gatd3l gene encoding ES1 protein, mitochondrial: MLATRTLLSKQTLTAVSHQPACFVHQGEYGYWGNTKVAVVFSGCGWWDGSDVHEGVYTMYHLSRNGARFRMFAPNQQQMHVMDHMKKQPSSGENRNVMIESARFIHGQGKKQIQDLSTLDVNNFDAVIFPGGHGIVKNLSTFMKDGKDCKLHNDVERVLKEFHRSRKPIGLASMAPVLACRVLPSIEVTMGYERDESTRWGNWPQTNMVQAVKGMGARHVVREPYEAYVDEKNKVVSTPSFMWETDYHYHYIFDGVGNMVKHVMRLSSKKE; the protein is encoded by the exons ATGCTGGCAACCAGGACCTTGCTGTCAAAACAGACTCTGACCGCTGTCTCTCATCAGCCTGCCTGCTTCGTTCATCAAGGGGAATATGGCTACTGGGGAAACACCAAGGTTGCTGTG GTTTTCTCAGGATGTGGATGGTGGGATGGAAGTGATGTCCATGAAGGAGTGTA CACCATGTACCACCTGAGCAGGAACGGCGCCCGCTTCCGCATGTTTGCTCCAAATCAGCAGCAAATGCATGTGATGGATCACATGAAGAAGCAGCCTTCCTCGGGCGAGAACCG GAACGTGATGATCGAGTCAGCTCGCTTCATTCACGGCCAGGGAAAGAAGCAAATACAGGACCTGTCCACGCTGGACGTCAACAACTTCGACGCCGTCATCTTTCCTGGAGGCCACGGAATCGTCAAGAATCT atCCACTTTTATGAAGGACGGCAAGGACTGCAAGCTGCATAATGACGTGGAAAGAGTGCTTAAAGAGTTCCACCGTTCACGCAAACCTATTGG CCTGGCCAGCATGGCTCCGGTGCTGGCCTGCCGCGTGTTGCCCAGCATCGAGGTGACCATGGGCTACGAGCGGGACGAGAGCACCCGCTGGGGGAACTGGCCTCAAACCAACATGGTGCAGGCTGTGAAGGGCATGGGCGCTCGCCACGTCGTCCGTGAGCCATAC GAAGCCTATGTGGATGAGAAGAACAAAGTGGTCAGCACTCCGTCCTTCATGTGGGAGACGGATTATCACTATCACTATATATTCGATGGTGTTGGAAATATGGTCAAACATGTGATGCGTCTCTCCTCCAAGAAAGAGTAA